From the Kogia breviceps isolate mKogBre1 chromosome 3, mKogBre1 haplotype 1, whole genome shotgun sequence genome, one window contains:
- the COCH gene encoding cochlin isoform X1 — protein MSTAWIPVLCLGVCLLLLLPEPAGSEGAVPIAITCFTRGLDIRKEKADVLCPGGCPLEEFSVFGNIVYASVSSICGAAIHSGVISNSGGPVRIYSLPGRENYSSVVANGIQSQMLSRWSASFTVTKGKSGTQEATGQAVSTARPAIGKRLKKTPEKKTGNKDCKADIAFLIDGSFNIGKRRFNLQKNFVGKVALMLGIGTEGPHVGLVQASENPKIEFYLKNFTSAKDVLFAIKEVGFRGGNSNTGKALKHTAQKFFTADTGARKGIPKVVVVFIDGWPSDDIEEAGIVAREFGVNVFIVSVAKPIPEELGMVQDVAFVDKAVCRKNGFFSYHMPNWFGTTKYVKPLVQKLCTHEQMICSKTCYNSVNIAFLIDGSSSVGESNFRLMLEFVSNIAKTFEISDIGAKIAAVQFTYDQRTEFSFTDYSTKENVLAVIRNIRYMSGGTATGDAISFTVRNVFGPVRDSPNKNFLVIVTDGQSYDDVRGPAAAAHDAGITIFSVGVAWAPLDDLKDMASKPKESHAFFTREFTGLEPIVSDVIRGICRDFLESQQ, from the exons ATGTCTACAGCCTGGATCCCGGTTCTCTGCCTTG GTGTCtgtctgttgctgctgctgccagagCCCGCGGGCAGCGAGGGAGCCG tTCCCATTGCTATCACATGCTTTACCAGAGGCCTGGAcatcaggaaagaaaaagcagatgTGCTCTGTCCAGGGGGTTGCCCTCTGGAGGAATTCTCCGTGTTTGGGAACATAGTATATGCTTCTGTATCAAGCATATGTGGTGCCGCTATCCACAG TGGGGTAATCAGCAACTCAGGGGGACCCGTAAGAATCTATAGCCTACCAGGTCGAGAAAACTATTCCTCAGTAGTTGCCAATGGCATCCAGTCTCAGATGCTTTCCAGATGGTCTGCTTCTTTCACAGTGACAA AAGGCAAAAGTGGTACCCAGGAAGCCACAGGACAAGCAGTGTCCACAGCACGTCCAGCAATAG GTAAACGACTAAAGAAAACACCGGAGAAGAAAACTGGCAATAAGG ACTGTAAAGCAGACATTGCATTTCTGATCGATGGAAGTTTTAATATCGGGAAACGCCGATTTAATCTACAGAAGAATTTTGTTGGGAAAGTGGCTCTAATGTTAGGAATTGGAACAGAAGGACCGCACGTGGGCCTTGTTCAAGCCAG TGAAAATCCCAAAATAGAATTTTACTTGAAAAACTTTACATCAGCCAAAGATGTTTTGTTTGCCATAAAGGAAGTAGGTTTCAGAGGGGGTAATTCCAATACAG GAAAAGCCTTGAAGCACACCGCCCAGAAATTCTTCACAGCAGACACTGGAGCAAGAAAAGGGATTCCCAAAGTGGTGGTGGTATTTATTGATGGGTGGCCTTCTGATGACATCGAGGAAGCAGGCATTGTGGCCAGAGAGTTTGGTGTCAATGTATTTATAGTTTCTGTGGCTAAGCCTATCCCTGAGGAACTGGGAATGGTTCAGGATGTTGCATTTGTTGACAAG GCTGTCTGTCGGAAAAATGGCTTCTTCTCTTACCACATGCCCAATTGGTTTGGCACCACAAAATACGTAAAACCTCTGGTACAGAAGCTCTGCACTCATGAGCAAATGATCTGCAGCAAGACCTGTTATAACTCAGTGAACATTGCCTTTCTAATTGATGGCTCCAGTAGTGTTGGAGAAAGTAATTTCCGCCTCATGCTTGAATTTGTTTCCAACATAGCTAAGACTTTTGAAATCTCAGACATTGGTGCCAAGATAGCTGCTGTACAGTTCACCTATGATCAGCGCACAGAATTCAGTTTCACTGACTATAGCACCAAAGAGAATGTCCTAGCTGTTATCAGAAACATCCGCTATATGAGTGGTGGGACAGCTACTGGTGATGCCATTTCCTTTACTGTTAGAAATGTGTTTGGTCCTGTGAGGGACAGCCCCAACAAGAACTTCCTGGTAATTGTCACAGATGGGCAGTCCTATGATGATGTTCGGGGGCCTGCTGCTGCTGCACATGATGCAG GTATCACCATCTTCTCGGTTGGTGTGGCTTGGGCACCTCTGGATGACCTGAAAGATATGGCCTCTAAACCAAAGGAGTCGCATGCTTTCTTCACAAGAGAGTTCACAGGATTAGAACCAATTGTTTCTGATGTCATCAGAGGCATCTGTAGAGATTTCTTAGAATCCCAGCAATAA
- the COCH gene encoding cochlin isoform X2, giving the protein MLSRWSASFTVTKGKSGTQEATGQAVSTARPAIGKRLKKTPEKKTGNKDCKADIAFLIDGSFNIGKRRFNLQKNFVGKVALMLGIGTEGPHVGLVQASENPKIEFYLKNFTSAKDVLFAIKEVGFRGGNSNTGKALKHTAQKFFTADTGARKGIPKVVVVFIDGWPSDDIEEAGIVAREFGVNVFIVSVAKPIPEELGMVQDVAFVDKAVCRKNGFFSYHMPNWFGTTKYVKPLVQKLCTHEQMICSKTCYNSVNIAFLIDGSSSVGESNFRLMLEFVSNIAKTFEISDIGAKIAAVQFTYDQRTEFSFTDYSTKENVLAVIRNIRYMSGGTATGDAISFTVRNVFGPVRDSPNKNFLVIVTDGQSYDDVRGPAAAAHDAGITIFSVGVAWAPLDDLKDMASKPKESHAFFTREFTGLEPIVSDVIRGICRDFLESQQ; this is encoded by the exons ATGCTTTCCAGATGGTCTGCTTCTTTCACAGTGACAA AAGGCAAAAGTGGTACCCAGGAAGCCACAGGACAAGCAGTGTCCACAGCACGTCCAGCAATAG GTAAACGACTAAAGAAAACACCGGAGAAGAAAACTGGCAATAAGG ACTGTAAAGCAGACATTGCATTTCTGATCGATGGAAGTTTTAATATCGGGAAACGCCGATTTAATCTACAGAAGAATTTTGTTGGGAAAGTGGCTCTAATGTTAGGAATTGGAACAGAAGGACCGCACGTGGGCCTTGTTCAAGCCAG TGAAAATCCCAAAATAGAATTTTACTTGAAAAACTTTACATCAGCCAAAGATGTTTTGTTTGCCATAAAGGAAGTAGGTTTCAGAGGGGGTAATTCCAATACAG GAAAAGCCTTGAAGCACACCGCCCAGAAATTCTTCACAGCAGACACTGGAGCAAGAAAAGGGATTCCCAAAGTGGTGGTGGTATTTATTGATGGGTGGCCTTCTGATGACATCGAGGAAGCAGGCATTGTGGCCAGAGAGTTTGGTGTCAATGTATTTATAGTTTCTGTGGCTAAGCCTATCCCTGAGGAACTGGGAATGGTTCAGGATGTTGCATTTGTTGACAAG GCTGTCTGTCGGAAAAATGGCTTCTTCTCTTACCACATGCCCAATTGGTTTGGCACCACAAAATACGTAAAACCTCTGGTACAGAAGCTCTGCACTCATGAGCAAATGATCTGCAGCAAGACCTGTTATAACTCAGTGAACATTGCCTTTCTAATTGATGGCTCCAGTAGTGTTGGAGAAAGTAATTTCCGCCTCATGCTTGAATTTGTTTCCAACATAGCTAAGACTTTTGAAATCTCAGACATTGGTGCCAAGATAGCTGCTGTACAGTTCACCTATGATCAGCGCACAGAATTCAGTTTCACTGACTATAGCACCAAAGAGAATGTCCTAGCTGTTATCAGAAACATCCGCTATATGAGTGGTGGGACAGCTACTGGTGATGCCATTTCCTTTACTGTTAGAAATGTGTTTGGTCCTGTGAGGGACAGCCCCAACAAGAACTTCCTGGTAATTGTCACAGATGGGCAGTCCTATGATGATGTTCGGGGGCCTGCTGCTGCTGCACATGATGCAG GTATCACCATCTTCTCGGTTGGTGTGGCTTGGGCACCTCTGGATGACCTGAAAGATATGGCCTCTAAACCAAAGGAGTCGCATGCTTTCTTCACAAGAGAGTTCACAGGATTAGAACCAATTGTTTCTGATGTCATCAGAGGCATCTGTAGAGATTTCTTAGAATCCCAGCAATAA
- the COCH gene encoding cochlin isoform X3 encodes MLLYQAYVVPLSTEGKSGTQEATGQAVSTARPAIGKRLKKTPEKKTGNKDCKADIAFLIDGSFNIGKRRFNLQKNFVGKVALMLGIGTEGPHVGLVQASENPKIEFYLKNFTSAKDVLFAIKEVGFRGGNSNTGKALKHTAQKFFTADTGARKGIPKVVVVFIDGWPSDDIEEAGIVAREFGVNVFIVSVAKPIPEELGMVQDVAFVDKAVCRKNGFFSYHMPNWFGTTKYVKPLVQKLCTHEQMICSKTCYNSVNIAFLIDGSSSVGESNFRLMLEFVSNIAKTFEISDIGAKIAAVQFTYDQRTEFSFTDYSTKENVLAVIRNIRYMSGGTATGDAISFTVRNVFGPVRDSPNKNFLVIVTDGQSYDDVRGPAAAAHDAGITIFSVGVAWAPLDDLKDMASKPKESHAFFTREFTGLEPIVSDVIRGICRDFLESQQ; translated from the exons ATGCTTCTGTATCAAGCATATGTGGTGCCGCTATCCACAG AAGGCAAAAGTGGTACCCAGGAAGCCACAGGACAAGCAGTGTCCACAGCACGTCCAGCAATAG GTAAACGACTAAAGAAAACACCGGAGAAGAAAACTGGCAATAAGG ACTGTAAAGCAGACATTGCATTTCTGATCGATGGAAGTTTTAATATCGGGAAACGCCGATTTAATCTACAGAAGAATTTTGTTGGGAAAGTGGCTCTAATGTTAGGAATTGGAACAGAAGGACCGCACGTGGGCCTTGTTCAAGCCAG TGAAAATCCCAAAATAGAATTTTACTTGAAAAACTTTACATCAGCCAAAGATGTTTTGTTTGCCATAAAGGAAGTAGGTTTCAGAGGGGGTAATTCCAATACAG GAAAAGCCTTGAAGCACACCGCCCAGAAATTCTTCACAGCAGACACTGGAGCAAGAAAAGGGATTCCCAAAGTGGTGGTGGTATTTATTGATGGGTGGCCTTCTGATGACATCGAGGAAGCAGGCATTGTGGCCAGAGAGTTTGGTGTCAATGTATTTATAGTTTCTGTGGCTAAGCCTATCCCTGAGGAACTGGGAATGGTTCAGGATGTTGCATTTGTTGACAAG GCTGTCTGTCGGAAAAATGGCTTCTTCTCTTACCACATGCCCAATTGGTTTGGCACCACAAAATACGTAAAACCTCTGGTACAGAAGCTCTGCACTCATGAGCAAATGATCTGCAGCAAGACCTGTTATAACTCAGTGAACATTGCCTTTCTAATTGATGGCTCCAGTAGTGTTGGAGAAAGTAATTTCCGCCTCATGCTTGAATTTGTTTCCAACATAGCTAAGACTTTTGAAATCTCAGACATTGGTGCCAAGATAGCTGCTGTACAGTTCACCTATGATCAGCGCACAGAATTCAGTTTCACTGACTATAGCACCAAAGAGAATGTCCTAGCTGTTATCAGAAACATCCGCTATATGAGTGGTGGGACAGCTACTGGTGATGCCATTTCCTTTACTGTTAGAAATGTGTTTGGTCCTGTGAGGGACAGCCCCAACAAGAACTTCCTGGTAATTGTCACAGATGGGCAGTCCTATGATGATGTTCGGGGGCCTGCTGCTGCTGCACATGATGCAG GTATCACCATCTTCTCGGTTGGTGTGGCTTGGGCACCTCTGGATGACCTGAAAGATATGGCCTCTAAACCAAAGGAGTCGCATGCTTTCTTCACAAGAGAGTTCACAGGATTAGAACCAATTGTTTCTGATGTCATCAGAGGCATCTGTAGAGATTTCTTAGAATCCCAGCAATAA